The Desulfovibrio legallii region AGCACAGATCCTGCAAAAACCCGTGCTGCGTCACGCCTTCCAGGGCGCGCAGGTAGTAGCCCGCTTCCGCGTACAGCGCGCGGGCGGCCTCGGTTTTGCCGCACCCGGCTTCGCCCCACACGGCAACCATGCCGGGGCGTCCCCGCTCCACGTCGCGAGCGTTGGCAACAACCTTCCTCAATTGTTGCACATTGCTTGTTTCTATGAATACCGTTTTCATCCCGCTTGCTCCTTTGAAGGGGTGTCATACAGGCGCAGCAATTGTTCGTAGCGGCGTCCCGTGGTGGTCTGGTATTCCCTGCCTGCCTCATAGCTGGCCATGAAGGCGGCATCCGCCGCATTCAGGTCCATCCCGTCCTCATGACGCAGGCGGAAAAGGACATCGTATTTCTCAAGTTCACTGGAAAAATAGGCGGGCAGCGTGTAAACGGGGGCGGCTGACGCCTTGCGCCGTTCAAGCGCCGCCTGCACGGCTCCGTCGATGGCGCGGCGCTCCGCCTCGCTGACCTGGGGGGTGGACGCAGGCCCGATCCGATCGCGGCCGTTGGCATGGCCCGTGCCCTGAACCACTACCGGCTGGCGGCGTTGGGCCACTCCCCGCATGTAGGGCAGTTCCAGCAGGGTTTCGCCCGCCGCCCCCGAGATGCGTTCGGCCAGATCACGGGTCTGCTTGCGCAGCCTGGCGGCCTTTTTGTTGGCCTCGGAAATCCGCCGCATGTCCGCGTCGTCGCCCAGCACGACGGCCAGGGGATTGACCGTTGCCACCGGGCGCGCCGTGCCCAGAAACCGCTGGCCGTCGTAAAGGTAGATTTCCCGCATGTCCGCATAGCTGTAGTAGGCCGTCAGCGGTTTGTTGACGCCGTAGAGCGCGTCAGACTCGTATTCCAGCCCCAGCATGCGCACCCGGCAGCGCGATGGCGTGACCTCGCGCCGGTACAGGAACTGCCGTGCCAGGTCGGTCTTTTCCTCTTCGCTGAAGCCCGGCCCGCGCCCGGCGTCAAAGACATCCCAGGGGGTGGAGCCGGGGCGTGTCGGGTGCGGCTGCTGGGCCTTCCACCGGGCGTATTCCATGACCAGGCGCTGCACATCGGCCACCGTGGGCACATAGCCGCTTTGCTGCCGGGCCAGCCATGTTTCGTTGCGCCGCAGATGCGCGGGCTTGTCGGCGATGTCTCGCCCGACGTACGAATCCATGAGCACGGCGGCCTGCCGGTCAAAATCGCCCCACCAGCGTTCAATCACCTTGGTGCGCGCCTGATAGGGCGCGGAGTGCTGCACATGGATGCCCAGGCGCAGGTACAGGCCGTCAAACTCTTCCACGTCCGCGTCTTTGTTCTCGAAAAACTTGTTTTTGAAGGCCTGCCCGTTGTCGATGTACACGGCGCGCGGCCGCTTCCCGAGCTTGAGAATCGCCCGGTGCAGAGAAGAGGCGATGGCCTGCGTGTTTTCGCTGACCATGATTTCGAAGGAAAGAAACATGCCGCTGGCCCAGTCCAGCCAGCCCACCAGCGTCATGCGGCAGGGCTTGCCCGTATCCGGATTGATGACCGTGAAATTCATCTTGTGGCCGTCCGCCACCAGCACGTCGCCCGGCTCCAGAATGCGGCTGTCGCGCGTCATGTAGGGCAGCGCGTTGTCCGTGGTCGCTTTGTTCCCTTCGCGCATCCAGACGACCACGTCGTGGTGCAGGCTGTCGTAGCGCTTGAAAAACCGCATGACGGAACTGTAAGAGGGGGCGGGCAGCCCCTGCTTTTCAAGGGCCGCGCCCGTGGCCATCCAGGCCAGATGCACGCTGGGCTTGCGGTCGTGCAGATAGGCCTTGAGAAACAGCGTTTCCGCCGCTTCGCCCAGTTGGCCCGCGCCCTTGGCCCCGCCCCGCGTCCATGCGCCGCGCCTGTCGGCCAGCGCGGCAAAGCCGTCCCCGTCGCGCACGGATTTTTCCCAGCGGTAGAGGGTCTTTTCGGACACAACGGGTACGGCTTCGTGTACCCATGCGGGCAGCAGCAGGCCCGCGTTGTAGGCAACCACAACGGCCTTTGAGGCTTCGCGGGCCGAACCGCCTTCGGCCTTTGCGCGCTCCATGCACGCGCGCCACTCAAGCACGATGCGATGCCGCGCGCGGGCCATGTCCAGTTTTTTGTCCGGCACGGCGGCAAGGGCCGCCGGTCTGGCGGCCGGGTTGGCGGCAGGCAGGGGCGCTTCCGCGCACGCAAGCGCCGCCTGCGTGGCCAGCGCCGCGCGGATGGCCTGCACCGTCTCGGCGGGCATGGACGACACAATCCACAGCTTGCCACCGCCGCGTCCCGCGCGGGGCAGAGATTGCCAGCTTTCGCGTTTGGCGCGGATCTGTATTGCTCGATCCGTAACTGCCAGCAGCGCAGCGATTGCTTGAGTGGAGTATGTTTCGGTAGCCATCAGCATCTTCTCGATTTATTGAGCGAGCCGTCGGGGGTCGCAAAGCTGGTTTTCCGAAACTCCGTGCTGACGAAACCAGTCAAGCACTTTGGGACTATGGATTTCACCGTTCACCGTGCGGGCAACCGCAACCCCAGAAACTCCCAGCATGCGGCCAAGGGCCGCCATGGACGGCACCGCGTTCGCGTCCATCACTTCCCGCAAACGCCAGCGGTACTTGTATCGTTTAGCGCCCAACTCAAGGCGCTGTTGTGCCGTTGCTCGGCTCATAGTTCTTCCTCCAGTTCTTTCATCAGACGCCGGGCTTTTTGAGCTTCCGCGTTTTTCTTCTTTGCGGTTACGGAGTGGCGGCCTATCTCCGCGTACAGGCGGTCTTCCGTGGTCATGATGTCCAGACCGACAGCGCGCAACATGGCGCGCAGATGGGCCGGGTTGTTGGTGGCCTTGTAGTAGGCCAGCAGCATCAGCACGGAGGGCGGACGGGAATCGTCCGAAGGGGATAAAATCTTGTGCAGCATCTCTTCGCTGATGCCGTGGGCGTTTCCACCCGTCAGTTTGATGCCGCTGGCCCGCGCTATCGCGTTCAACTTGTCCGGCAGTGCCTTGCGTCCCTCCCCCTCGGGCGCGCCAGCAATACCGCGCATTGCCGCCTTGATGGCGGGCAATGCTCCGGCAAGTTGGGCAATATCGTCTATGAGGGAAAGTTGGCGCATGGGCGTTACCCAATAGCTTTGGAGAGGTTGGACACGGATTCTTCAAGGGCAATCCTGCTATCCACTAAGCAGTTCAGCTTTTCTTCCAGCTCTTCCCCCTTGGCCGCCCCCCGTACCAGAGGGGACATATTCTCAAGAGCCGCATACGATTCGCTGATGCAGACCTTCATCAAATTGAGGGATTCCAAGAGCTGCACTTGGCACTTGGCAAGACCTTTTCTGCACGATGTCTTCATCCCTTCCTCCGCTCGTCCAAAATTTGGTTTGGCCTGGACGTTGACCCTTAACGCGGCGGGCTGTTAGTTTCGTTTTGCGTGTAGAAATTAACCGCCCGCAAGAAGAAAATAGGCTAAAATCAGAAGACAATCAAGCTAAAATGCAATTTCGATCTTTAAAAAATATGATTTTAGCATAACTATTTAAACTTCTTGTCAATTCAAGCGAACTTAATTTCGGAGTTTCGCTTCGGAGTTTGACATGGAAAATGCGAAATCGTTTGACGCGCGTTTTGCGCGCATACTAGAGGCAGCTAAAGCCGCAAATGATTCGGATTTAGCAAGGATTCTCGGCATCCATCCATCTTCGGTCGGGGCCGCAAAAAAGCGGCAACAAATACCCACAGGATGGATAGAAAAGGTAGCTGAAGATTTTGGTGTCAGTGCAGACTGGCTTTTTTTTGGCGGTAAGCATGGAAACAGCATAACGCCAAAATGCAAAATTATAACGCCAGAATGCGACGTTGAACTGAGACTAGTTCCGATGGCGGAGGCTCGTTTATCGGCGGGCAATGGCAGCTTAGAAGTAAGTGGTAACCACGAACGGAGCTATGCCTTTCGTCTGGATTTCTTGCTGCGTAAGGGGAACCCGGATGCCATGGTGTTAATGCGCGTTGCGGGCGATAGCATGCAGCCAGAGATACTAGATGGCGATGTGGTGCTACTGGACCAAAGCAAGCTGGATATTATCCCTGGCCGGATTTTTGCTGTCGGTTTCGATGATTCTATTTACCTCAAGCGGATAGACAAACAGCCGGGTAAGGTGATTTTAAAGAGCGTTAACGAGGCTGCATATCCCCCTATTGAACTTGATATGCGCGGTGACATGGCGGAATTTTTCCGCGTAATAGGCAAGGTTGTCTGGAGCGGGCGCGAGTATCGCTGACGTTCACTCTTCTGAAGTAAATCAGTTGTCGTTATATACTTTCTCTTTGCAGCGGATAAACAAAAAGGAGGTATCACTTCAATGGGATTTTTACGCAACATGCTTAACAATTTTTCAATAAACAGATACAGAAAGGAATTGCTGCAATTTATTGAAAATTTAAAAGTGATGAACTCTGATGAAATAGCGTTTCTCGTGTATTCATGTTGGAAAACTCAAGGCTTTTTCCTTTTGCGTGGAATAGACCTTCTAAGTCCATTTGAAATAGAAGCGGAAAAACCTGCATACTGCACAGAATTTGCCGACATAATAAGAATGCTGCAAAAGGAGCGTAAATTTGTAGCGGCTGGCGCTTGTATGCCATTCCTTCATACGTTGCGAGCTGCGCATTTTATAGAGCTACGCGGCTTATGCCGTGAAATGTGGGCAGAATTGGCGCGCGGAATGGACAATCCTACTGTTAGTAATTTTCCTGACGGTTTTACCCCACAACCTATTTAGTTGAGTAAAAAAAGTTCTCACCTTTGCTGAAAAAAAAGGGCCCAAACGGCCCCAAAATTCTCAACTACAAAAATCGACGCTTCCAGCTTTTTTTCAAAGCCTTGACACCCCGCTTTCCCGCACCAGTCCTGTATCCGTAGCGCTTTCGTAGCGCTTCCGTCTTGCTCGATGCGCCTTTTCCGCCGTTCTCATCTTCTCTGCCTCCCCATAGTTGGAAAGATTACGCCTTCAAGGGAGAAAGCCACAGCGGATAAAAGTTGATAATGGCCCGGAATTTAGTGGTAAGGCACTGGATGCCTGGGCATTTGAGCATGGCGTGGAGATAGAGTTTACTCGTCCGGGGAAACCCACGGATAACGGGCATATTGAAAGCTTCAACGGGAAATTCCGTGATGAATGCTTGAATCAGTATGTGTTTTCATCCGTACATGATGCCCGTCAAACAGTTGAAGCCTGGAGACAGGACTATAACCAGCGGCGGCCACACAGCTCCTTGGGCTGGCTGACGCCAGAAGAATTTTGCCGACAGAACAGAACCCATAACCCAACAGGAACCACTAACTTACAAGTGGGATACGCAATGGGGTAAGGTCAAAACCATTTCCACTGTGCAAATGAAACACGCCCTACAAATATGGCTGTTCAATCTCTGATAAGGGCGTTGCCGTAGGGAAGACATGTTTCGTTGGGGGAGGAAGAAGACTCTGTCGGGAAGGCAGGGTTGAAATTTGCAGCAAAGCGATGCACTGTGATGCAAATTAGCGCGGAGGCTTAGGATGGCAACAAAATTTAGAATTACAATAAATCTTGACATTGATGAATATGAAGCCTTGCAACGAATATCTGAAAACACAGAACGTTCTTTAGCATGGTTAGGACGTCGAGCAATTTGCGATTATATCAATTTGCAATATGGGGACAATTCTTGCCAGCCAACAAAATCTAATCATACATTGCTTGCAGGAAGGCAAATCAAATCATGAAATACCTCGGCGGACAAATTTTTGAAGAAGACTGCATGACAGCGATGTCTCGTTTAGATGATGCCTCTGTTGATATGATCCTTTGTGATTTGCCATATGGAACAACGCAGAATAAATGGGACAGTGTAATACAGCTTGATGAACTGTGGAAGCAATACAAAAGAATAATAAAGCCAAAAGGTGTTATTGCTTTAACATCACAGGGGATATTTACGGCACGTTTAATTATTAGCAATGAATCCTGGTTTCGATATAAATTTGTTTGGGTAAAAAGCAAGTCCACAAACTTCTTGAATGCTCGAAAGCAACCTCTCCGACAGCATGAAGATATTTGTATTTTTTATGGTAGCCAGCCGAACTATCGACCAGTGATGTCTAAGGGCGAGCCTTATGACAAAGGGACGCGCAAAGCACAGTACACTGGGAGTTACGGCGATTTTAAGCCTGTACATGTTAAGAGTGATGGAGAACGTTATCCGACTGACACTCTTTACTGTAAAACCGCTGAGAGTGAATCAGGCGGTAGAGTTTGGCATCCAACTCAAAAACCTGTTGCTTTAGGTCGATACCTCATCCGCATGTTTACAGGCGAAGGCGATGTTGTACTAGATAATGCCTTTGGAAGTGGAAGCTTCTTGGTGGCTGCTGCTCTAGAAGGACGCAAATTTATTGGAATTGAAAAGAATGAAGAGGTACACCTTTTTAAGGAAGAGCGAATTGATTATATACAGGTTGCAAAAAATAGATTACTTGAAGTAAAAAATTTATTTAAAGCAAGGCAACCACTTCCTCCTCTATTTTCAGCACTTCAACCTGCTGCCCGTGCGGGACAACCGAACAGGCGAGGCATGGTGGACGTGGATGCTGTAATCCTTGATAGCGAAAGGCGGGCTGTATGAACAGAGGAGTTGGATATAACGAGCGTTCATGGGCAATCGATCTAATTGGTTGCCTTAAAAAGCTGTCTGCACAAGTAAATAGGGCAATCAAAGATGCCGGAGGAGAGCAAACGATTAGGCTCGAAGGTGGTAGCTTATTTCCAGATGTGCTCCTTTTTGGTGACAGAGCTTCAGCCAGGATTTTGCAAGGCTGGGAGCTCAAGATGCCTGACACAAGCATTGGCGATATTGAGTTCCGACAAAATGCAGAAACAAAAGCAAAAGCTCTTGGCTTAGATAGCTTTCTCCTTTGGAATGTGACACATGCCCATCTATATATCCGCGATGCCGCATCAAGCGAATTTGTTATTCATAAGCAGTGGAATGAGTTGGATGACATTGCTACGCGAGAAGGTGTTTTACAAAATCGGCATAGATGGGAATTTCTAGCAGAGAAAATTTTTAGTTATTTGAATGACATTTTTGATCGCGGTGAACTTGAAGGACGCCAATTTATTGATGCATATCGAAGTGGCGGCGTAACATCTCTGATATTATCAAATACGGCTCTTGTTGCTGAAGAATTGGAAGTTTCTGCTCGTCAAGATAGAATATTTCGAGCAGAAGTTATTCTTTGGTGGGACAGGTATAACTCTGAGTATCTTGTCAAAAAGCAATCAAAATGGGCCATTTTGGCCAGAGCAGTAATTTCAAATTGGATAGGGAAAATTTTATTTGCGCACATTCTTCGAGAAAGAGATGTAAGGGCGCGAAGGATTGCAGAACTTACAGAGGATATTTCGCCATGGGAAGCCTTAACCATTCTTCATAATATATCAGAAGAATGTAATTTTTGGACAATTTTTTCTGATAGTATCGGACTTAAATTTATCCCCGAACGTGTATGGGGGGAATTGAAACAATTTAATCACCTGCTTTCAGACCTTCGTCTTGGCTCAATTGATCAGGCTCAACTTTCACGGGTGCTAGAAGCTAATGCGGAAGTTGCCGTAAGAAAAATTAGAGGCCAATATCCAACTCCGCCTACACTCGCAGCTCTTCTGATCAATCTTTGTGTGCATGATATTGTTAATGATAGGATTTTAGATCCATGCTGCGGAAGTGGAACTATTGCACGCGCAGCCATTGAACAAAAAATTTCAAATAACGTTAGCCCTGATGTTACTGCAGCATCTGTTTTTGCTGGCGATTTTGATCCTCAGGCCGTTCAAATTTCAACTTTTTCGCTCGCAAATCCAAAGTTAATGCACATTCCTCTACGCATCTTTAATAAAAATGCTTTTAGCTTAAATGAAAATACTGTATTAGAATTAAGGAACCCAACTAATGGAAGAAAATTTGAAGAAAAATTAGGAAAATTTCAGGCTATTGCTAGTAATTTACCTTTTGTTTCTCAGAATGGTCGTAAAACTTATAGTAAAGATATTGAGATTGTTACGGCCATGCTTGGTAAAGATGGAGAACGGTTTACTCAGCGCGCCGATGTAGCTGCATATCTACCTTTTTCATTATATCCTTTATTGGCAGATAGCGGACGCCTTGGGATTATTATTACGAATGCATGGCTTGGTACAGATTGGGGAGATGACTTTTTTAATTTGCTTCGAAGATACTACAATTTAACTACGGTTATTACTTCTGGTGCTCATCGCTGGTTTAATAATAGTGATGTTG contains the following coding sequences:
- a CDS encoding LexA family transcriptional regulator codes for the protein MENAKSFDARFARILEAAKAANDSDLARILGIHPSSVGAAKKRQQIPTGWIEKVAEDFGVSADWLFFGGKHGNSITPKCKIITPECDVELRLVPMAEARLSAGNGSLEVSGNHERSYAFRLDFLLRKGNPDAMVLMRVAGDSMQPEILDGDVVLLDQSKLDIIPGRIFAVGFDDSIYLKRIDKQPGKVILKSVNEAAYPPIELDMRGDMAEFFRVIGKVVWSGREYR
- a CDS encoding N-6 DNA methylase is translated as MNRGVGYNERSWAIDLIGCLKKLSAQVNRAIKDAGGEQTIRLEGGSLFPDVLLFGDRASARILQGWELKMPDTSIGDIEFRQNAETKAKALGLDSFLLWNVTHAHLYIRDAASSEFVIHKQWNELDDIATREGVLQNRHRWEFLAEKIFSYLNDIFDRGELEGRQFIDAYRSGGVTSLILSNTALVAEELEVSARQDRIFRAEVILWWDRYNSEYLVKKQSKWAILARAVISNWIGKILFAHILRERDVRARRIAELTEDISPWEALTILHNISEECNFWTIFSDSIGLKFIPERVWGELKQFNHLLSDLRLGSIDQAQLSRVLEANAEVAVRKIRGQYPTPPTLAALLINLCVHDIVNDRILDPCCGSGTIARAAIEQKISNNVSPDVTAASVFAGDFDPQAVQISTFSLANPKLMHIPLRIFNKNAFSLNENTVLELRNPTNGRKFEEKLGKFQAIASNLPFVSQNGRKTYSKDIEIVTAMLGKDGERFTQRADVAAYLPFSLYPLLADSGRLGIIITNAWLGTDWGDDFFNLLRRYYNLTTVITSGAHRWFNNSDVVTNIIILDKIEKGKNAANAVKFVVLTQPLDELTKKEDIECLSAQIELGSAHNDAMTIRSVDMNKLAQFRTLGLGGNAQFVDCDWILAMPLKPLKEIFKVRRGERRGLNGNPPIFRSTYK
- a CDS encoding DNA-methyltransferase produces the protein MKYLGGQIFEEDCMTAMSRLDDASVDMILCDLPYGTTQNKWDSVIQLDELWKQYKRIIKPKGVIALTSQGIFTARLIISNESWFRYKFVWVKSKSTNFLNARKQPLRQHEDICIFYGSQPNYRPVMSKGEPYDKGTRKAQYTGSYGDFKPVHVKSDGERYPTDTLYCKTAESESGGRVWHPTQKPVALGRYLIRMFTGEGDVVLDNAFGSGSFLVAAALEGRKFIGIEKNEEVHLFKEERIDYIQVAKNRLLEVKNLFKARQPLPPLFSALQPAARAGQPNRRGMVDVDAVILDSERRAV
- a CDS encoding DNA-binding domain-containing protein gives rise to the protein MATETYSTQAIAALLAVTDRAIQIRAKRESWQSLPRAGRGGGKLWIVSSMPAETVQAIRAALATQAALACAEAPLPAANPAARPAALAAVPDKKLDMARARHRIVLEWRACMERAKAEGGSAREASKAVVVAYNAGLLLPAWVHEAVPVVSEKTLYRWEKSVRDGDGFAALADRRGAWTRGGAKGAGQLGEAAETLFLKAYLHDRKPSVHLAWMATGAALEKQGLPAPSYSSVMRFFKRYDSLHHDVVVWMREGNKATTDNALPYMTRDSRILEPGDVLVADGHKMNFTVINPDTGKPCRMTLVGWLDWASGMFLSFEIMVSENTQAIASSLHRAILKLGKRPRAVYIDNGQAFKNKFFENKDADVEEFDGLYLRLGIHVQHSAPYQARTKVIERWWGDFDRQAAVLMDSYVGRDIADKPAHLRRNETWLARQQSGYVPTVADVQRLVMEYARWKAQQPHPTRPGSTPWDVFDAGRGPGFSEEEKTDLARQFLYRREVTPSRCRVRMLGLEYESDALYGVNKPLTAYYSYADMREIYLYDGQRFLGTARPVATVNPLAVVLGDDADMRRISEANKKAARLRKQTRDLAERISGAAGETLLELPYMRGVAQRRQPVVVQGTGHANGRDRIGPASTPQVSEAERRAIDGAVQAALERRKASAAPVYTLPAYFSSELEKYDVLFRLRHEDGMDLNAADAAFMASYEAGREYQTTTGRRYEQLLRLYDTPSKEQAG